A part of Neodiprion pinetum isolate iyNeoPine1 chromosome 4, iyNeoPine1.2, whole genome shotgun sequence genomic DNA contains:
- the LOC124215948 gene encoding basic helix-loop-helix transcription factor scleraxis isoform X1 has translation MAARKRDEPGKQRYQANARERDRTHRFTTQESQSSLCSVNTAFTALRTLIPTEPADRKLSKIETLRLASSYISHLGAVLIVGAADQPCLRLEENHLRSSTLNNSWGSNETHTGRPQVCTFCLATHKKYNLNVASQTITDCQSQEGAQYIILPSSSSSYFDLNPIY, from the exons ATGGCTGCTAGGAAAAGAGATGAACCTGGTAAACAACGGTATCAAGCTAACGCTAGAGAACGTGACCGAACACATAG GTTCACAACTCAAGAATCGCAATCTTCACTGTGCAGCGTAAATACAGCGTTCACCGCCCTTAGGACATTGATACCTACTGAACCTGCAGATAGAAAATTATCTAAAATCGAAACGTTGCGACTGGCAAGCAGCTACATCAGCCACTTAGGAGCTGTACTAATTGTCGGTGCTGCTGATCAGCCCTGCTTACGCTTAGAGGAAAATCATTTACGATCATCAACGTTGAACAATTCGTGGGGTAGTAATGAAACTCATACAGGCCGACCCCAGGTCTGCACTTTTTGCCTCGCTACGCACAAAAAATAC AATTTGAACGTCGCTTCTCAAACAATCACGGACTGTCAGAGTCAAGAAGGTGCGCAATACATTATACTTCCGTCGAGTTCGTCATCGTATTTCGACTTGAATCCGATATATTAA
- the LOC124215948 gene encoding basic helix-loop-helix transcription factor scleraxis isoform X2: protein MAARKRDEPGKQRYQANARERDRTHSVNTAFTALRTLIPTEPADRKLSKIETLRLASSYISHLGAVLIVGAADQPCLRLEENHLRSSTLNNSWGSNETHTGRPQVCTFCLATHKKYNLNVASQTITDCQSQEGAQYIILPSSSSSYFDLNPIY from the exons ATGGCTGCTAGGAAAAGAGATGAACCTGGTAAACAACGGTATCAAGCTAACGCTAGAGAACGTGACCGAACACATAG CGTAAATACAGCGTTCACCGCCCTTAGGACATTGATACCTACTGAACCTGCAGATAGAAAATTATCTAAAATCGAAACGTTGCGACTGGCAAGCAGCTACATCAGCCACTTAGGAGCTGTACTAATTGTCGGTGCTGCTGATCAGCCCTGCTTACGCTTAGAGGAAAATCATTTACGATCATCAACGTTGAACAATTCGTGGGGTAGTAATGAAACTCATACAGGCCGACCCCAGGTCTGCACTTTTTGCCTCGCTACGCACAAAAAATAC AATTTGAACGTCGCTTCTCAAACAATCACGGACTGTCAGAGTCAAGAAGGTGCGCAATACATTATACTTCCGTCGAGTTCGTCATCGTATTTCGACTTGAATCCGATATATTAA